From one Malus sylvestris chromosome 1, drMalSylv7.2, whole genome shotgun sequence genomic stretch:
- the LOC126619430 gene encoding protein TILLER ANGLE CONTROL 1-like yields MKIFNWVHKRLHQKVEFAGNVKKTELEVETNHKGTQAFLKQVGLVNVDGLDGWREGILTIGTLGFDPVKPFNPQNEYFVLESAEHDQENNGFSHCGNDYDEDDEHYDDNFGDEELNPLMFKTFGHSFEDVGSNSDATEKIVDDDHAILTVDGVPLTPYEGSNNEISIAPPDLYRSEITDDDQRKKRGQRITLADLFQADHVHDVGQLKLDSCKVQPKMQKKVNVRTKTGLSFAKKLILRVKEDSSPIKNLQRLMRRMLKRKIHPAEHDVKVDKSDGQKQPGAVELVTKVKSDASESVSLLQIQGATACVH; encoded by the exons ATGAAG ATCTTCAACTGGGTTCATAAGCGGCTTCATCAGAagg TTGAGTTTGCTGGAAATGTGAAAAAAACTGAACTGGAAGTGGAAACCAATCACAAGGGCACACAAGCATTTCTCAAGCAAGTCGGACTTGTTAATGTTGATGGGCTTGACGGTTGGAGGGAGGGCATTTTAACGATAGGTACCTTGGGTTTCGATCCCGTAAAACCCTTCAACCCTCAGAACGAATATTTCGTTTTGGAGAGCGCAGAGCACGATCAGGAAAACAATGGATTTTCACACTGTGGTAATGACTACGACGAAGATGATGAACATTATGATGATaattttggagatgaagaactGAATCCtttaatgtttaaaacattTGGGCACAGTTTTGAGGACGTTGGGTCAAACTCTGATGCCACTGAGAAAATAGTTGATGATGATCACGCGATCTTGACCGTTGATGGTGTTCCTCTTACACCATACGAAGGGTCCAACAATGAAATCAGTATTGCACCTCCTGATCTGTACCGTTCCGAGATCACTGATGATGATCAAAGGAAGAAGAGAGGCCAAAGAATAACCCTAGCTGACCTATTCCAGGCTGATCATGTTCATGATGTTGGTCAACTGAAGCTTGACTCCTGCAAAGTCCAGCCAAAAATGCAGAAAAAGGTGAACGTGAGAACAAAGACCGGCCTATCATTTGCCAAGAAGCTCATTCTTCGCGTCAAAGAGGATTCAAGTCCAATAAAAAATCTGCAACGA CTGATGAGGAGGATGTTGAAGAGGAAGATCCATCCAGCTGAGCATGATGTCAAGGTTGACAAATCAGATGGCCAGAAGCAGCCCGGTGCAGTAGAACTCGTCACCAAGGTTAAAAGTGATGCCTCTGAATCAGTTTCTTTGCTTCAAATTCAAG GTGCTACTGCTTGTGTCCATTGA